The following coding sequences lie in one Prionailurus viverrinus isolate Anna chromosome X, UM_Priviv_1.0, whole genome shotgun sequence genomic window:
- the LOC125157226 gene encoding uncharacterized protein LOC125157226 isoform X1: MSGITGTPSSWNLKILQINQLYSVHQNAVTFQNFEDAATGGRWFHYDRNIFKDEVKLDEVKCSPATSCSYPLEKSTAKLWTTLCAVPVSSCSFSRCRPSLEAECFQATHHKELQKLVDTLPSIKHKDTLVEFGSFDPSCLMPACPDYWTYSGSLTTPPLSESVTWIIKKQPVEVDHDQRPRLRCTAIMGSYLGTPMATLPRRAQKRGSPWPRPTHCHPGPDGSRSLSWVRSQPTPTMPPCWDHARVWRVMVPKAWRAFTASHPSRSSWGWIFPVITRV, encoded by the exons CTGTACTCGGTGCATCAGAATGCAGTCACATTTCAAAACTTTGAGGATGCAGCAACTGGAGGAAGGTGGTTTCACTACgataggaatatttttaaag atgaagtgAAGCTCGATGAAGTTAAGTGCTCTCCTGCCACGTCATGCAGTTATCCGCTGGAGAAGTCAACGGCAAAGCTGTGGACCACACTCTGTGCAGTGCCTGTCAGCTCCTGTAGCTTCAGCAGGTGCAGACCTTCCCTGGAGGCTGAGTGTTTTCAGG CTACACATCACAAAGAGCTGCAGAAATTGGTGGATACTTTGCCATCAATCAAGCATAAG GACACCCTTGTGGAATTTGGGTCATTTGATCCTTCCTGCCTGATGCCCGCCTGCCCAGATTACTGGACCTACTCGGGGTCCCTGACTACCCCGCCCCTCTCTGAGTCTGTCACCTGGATCATTAAGAAGCAGCCCGTAGAGGTTGATCACGATCAG AGGCCCCGACTCCGCTGCACTGCGATCATGGGCAGCTACCTGGGCACACCCATGGCCACTCTGCCACGCCGGGCCCAGAAGCGAGGTTCCCCCTGGCCCAGGCCCACCCACTGCCACCCGGGCCCGGATGGGAGCCGTAGCCTCTCCTGGGTCCGCAGCCAGCCCACCCCCACCATGCCACCCTGCTGGGACCATGCCAGAGTCTGGAGGGTGATGGTCCCCAAGGCCTGGAGAGCTTTCACTGCAAGCCACCCCTCCAGATCTTCATGGGGTTGGATTTTTCCAGTGATCACAAGAGTTTGA
- the LOC125157226 gene encoding uncharacterized protein LOC125157226 isoform X2, whose protein sequence is MSGITGTPSSWNLKILQINQLYSVHQNAVTFQNFEDAATGGRWFHYDRNIFKDEVKLDEVKCSPATSCSYPLEKSTAKLWTTLCAVPVSSCSFSRCRPSLEAECFQATHHKELQKLVDTLPSIKHKDTLVEFGSFDPSCLMPACPDYWTYSGSLTTPPLSESVTWIIKKQPVEVDHDQLTQRTGLLEDSLATKQSSGTSRN, encoded by the exons CTGTACTCGGTGCATCAGAATGCAGTCACATTTCAAAACTTTGAGGATGCAGCAACTGGAGGAAGGTGGTTTCACTACgataggaatatttttaaag atgaagtgAAGCTCGATGAAGTTAAGTGCTCTCCTGCCACGTCATGCAGTTATCCGCTGGAGAAGTCAACGGCAAAGCTGTGGACCACACTCTGTGCAGTGCCTGTCAGCTCCTGTAGCTTCAGCAGGTGCAGACCTTCCCTGGAGGCTGAGTGTTTTCAGG CTACACATCACAAAGAGCTGCAGAAATTGGTGGATACTTTGCCATCAATCAAGCATAAG GACACCCTTGTGGAATTTGGGTCATTTGATCCTTCCTGCCTGATGCCCGCCTGCCCAGATTACTGGACCTACTCGGGGTCCCTGACTACCCCGCCCCTCTCTGAGTCTGTCACCTGGATCATTAAGAAGCAGCCCGTAGAGGTTGATCACGATCAG CTCACCCAGAGAACTGGTTTGTTGGAGGATTCTTTAGCTACAAAACAGTCTTCGGGAACCTCCAGAAACTGA